The following are from one region of the Arcobacter defluvii genome:
- a CDS encoding response regulator transcription factor, translated as MKVLLLEDDVALSDLLNEHLVDKGYEVTLCANGQDALESLIDKKFDIALLDINTPTISGIEVLKRVRNEYKNNTPIIILTAYQDTKHLKESFENGVDDYIKKPFDLEELDQRILKLCRQFLIEQNNKIKIDENIFFEPLSCQIFKNNETINLAQKERDILKYFCTHKNRIISNEELLQNIWVYDEMPTDATIRVYIKNLREIIGKEKITTIRAVGYRFE; from the coding sequence ATGAAAGTTTTGTTATTAGAAGATGATGTTGCCTTAAGTGATTTACTTAATGAACATTTAGTGGATAAAGGTTATGAAGTAACTTTGTGTGCAAATGGACAAGATGCTTTGGAATCTTTAATTGATAAAAAATTTGATATTGCATTACTTGATATTAATACTCCTACAATTTCAGGAATTGAGGTTTTAAAACGTGTACGAAATGAGTATAAAAATAATACTCCTATTATTATTTTAACAGCTTATCAAGATACAAAACATTTAAAAGAATCTTTTGAAAATGGTGTAGATGATTATATAAAAAAACCTTTTGATTTAGAAGAATTAGACCAACGTATTTTGAAGCTTTGCAGACAATTTTTAATAGAACAAAATAATAAAATAAAGATTGATGAAAATATATTTTTTGAGCCTCTTTCTTGCCAAATTTTTAAAAATAATGAAACAATCAATTTAGCTCAAAAAGAAAGAGATATATTAAAATATTTTTGTACTCATAAAAATAGAATAATTTCAAATGAAGAGTTATTACAAAATATTTGGGTTTATGATGAAATGCCTACAGATGCAACAATTAGAGTTTATATAAAAAATTTAAGAGAAATTATTGGAAAAGAAAAAATTACAACAATAAGAGCAGTAGGATATAGATTTGAATAG
- a CDS encoding sensor histidine kinase yields MNRDEKKALISFLTIYVVSAILLIGVILYIYYKNETKMLEESCTMELHNASMHIKNEIINKYMKNQKFNPNKLENINIKYGLFNKDKKVIFSYLDKNFEVDFSKDSYVNEFYNYFITTLDEENIPIKYIVLETCQEVQNKNKLQIFILVILFLSAIFIGFIGYLLSKILLNPVRQRVEALDKFIKDSAHELNTPISVLMTSVSMLKNGKNPQKMMKYILSSSKQISQIYNDIHFSAFNELNEDVFEEFNLKDLVGESIEFFNDISITKDITINSDLEDCFIKMDRTKTQKIVNNLLSNAIKYSKKDSVIEVSLEKNILKVKDFGIGISKEDQKEIFKRYKRGNNTEGGFGIGLDIVKRVCDEYNLSLELKSFVDKESTFSIDFLSIVIKDILQK; encoded by the coding sequence TTGAATAGAGATGAAAAAAAAGCACTTATTAGTTTTTTAACAATTTATGTAGTTTCAGCAATTTTATTAATAGGTGTAATTTTGTATATTTATTATAAAAATGAAACAAAAATGCTTGAAGAGAGTTGTACGATGGAATTACATAACGCTTCAATGCACATAAAAAATGAAATTATAAATAAATATATGAAAAATCAAAAGTTTAATCCAAATAAATTGGAAAATATAAATATAAAATATGGACTTTTTAATAAAGATAAAAAAGTGATTTTTTCATATTTAGATAAAAATTTTGAAGTTGATTTTTCAAAAGATAGTTATGTAAATGAGTTTTATAACTATTTTATTACAACTTTAGATGAAGAAAATATTCCAATAAAATATATTGTTTTAGAAACTTGTCAAGAGGTTCAAAATAAAAATAAACTACAAATTTTTATTTTAGTAATTTTATTTTTAAGTGCTATTTTTATTGGTTTTATTGGTTATTTGTTATCTAAAATTTTATTAAATCCTGTTAGACAAAGAGTTGAAGCATTGGATAAATTTATAAAAGATTCAGCCCATGAGTTAAATACACCAATTTCAGTTTTGATGACTTCTGTTTCTATGTTGAAAAATGGAAAGAATCCTCAAAAAATGATGAAATATATTTTAAGTAGTTCAAAACAGATTTCTCAAATTTATAATGATATTCATTTTTCAGCTTTTAATGAGTTAAATGAAGATGTTTTTGAAGAGTTCAATCTCAAAGATTTAGTTGGTGAAAGTATAGAGTTTTTTAATGATATTTCAATAACAAAAGATATTACAATAAATTCAGATTTAGAGGATTGTTTTATAAAAATGGATAGAACAAAAACTCAAAAAATTGTAAATAATCTTCTTTCTAATGCTATAAAATACAGTAAAAAGGATTCTGTTATAGAAGTTTCTTTAGAAAAAAATATTTTAAAAGTAAAAGATTTTGGAATAGGAATTAGTAAAGAAGATCAAAAAGAGATTTTTAAAAGATATAAAAGAGGAAATAACACAGAAGGTGGATTTGGAATAGGATTAGATATAGTAAAAAGAGTTTGTGATGAATATAATTTATCTCTTGAATTAAAATCTTTTGTTGATAAAGAAAGCACTTTTAGTATAGATTTTTTATCAATTGTCATTAAAGATATTTTACAAAAGTAA